One window of the Terriglobia bacterium genome contains the following:
- the coxB gene encoding cytochrome c oxidase subunit II, which translates to MGLALLVVIWLLTFVCSYFFVAKTWWWPAAASLSGPALDSQFHYTLIAMGIVFVAAQLGLGLFAWRYRDRPGTTAAYSHGNNTMEVMWTTLTAILFFGLAIAGAHLWASERFEPAKNDAVKIEVTGLQFAWYFRYPGPDGKYGRTKPELIDASAGGEAAVGIDSTDPASKDDFVTGTLYLPVNREVDVTLRAQDVIHSFFIPAMRFKQDAVPGLAIHVHFTPDKVGDYEIACAELCGLGHYKMHGMLKVVSQKDFDAWTAQRLAEKQ; encoded by the coding sequence ATGGGCCTTGCGCTTTTGGTTGTGATCTGGCTCCTCACCTTTGTTTGTTCCTACTTCTTCGTAGCCAAAACCTGGTGGTGGCCGGCGGCGGCATCGCTGAGCGGGCCCGCCCTGGACTCCCAGTTCCACTACACGCTGATCGCGATGGGGATCGTATTCGTGGCCGCGCAGTTGGGACTGGGCCTGTTCGCGTGGAGGTACCGCGATCGGCCAGGGACAACGGCGGCGTACTCGCACGGCAACAATACGATGGAAGTGATGTGGACGACGCTGACCGCGATCCTGTTCTTCGGCCTGGCAATCGCCGGCGCGCACCTGTGGGCGTCAGAGCGCTTTGAGCCGGCGAAGAATGATGCGGTGAAGATCGAGGTGACGGGACTGCAATTTGCCTGGTACTTCCGCTATCCCGGCCCGGACGGCAAGTATGGCCGCACCAAGCCCGAACTGATCGACGCTTCGGCGGGCGGCGAAGCGGCAGTGGGGATCGACTCCACGGACCCGGCGTCGAAAGACGACTTTGTCACCGGCACCCTGTATCTGCCGGTGAACCGCGAAGTGGATGTGACCTTGCGGGCGCAGGACGTGATCCACAGCTTCTTCATTCCCGCGATGCGTTTCAAGCAGGACGCAGTTCCCGGGCTGGCGATCCACGTGCACTTCACGCCCGACAAGGTGGGAGATTACGAGATTGCCTGCGCCGAGCTGTGCGGGCTTGGGCACTACAAAATGCACGGCATGTTGAAGGTGGTCAGTCAGAAGGATTTTGACGCCTGGACGGCACAGCGCCTGGCGGAGAAGCAATAA
- a CDS encoding cbb3-type cytochrome c oxidase subunit I, with the protein MDNSQAPKHDSAVQAGGNGHGGVHVHPAPTSFIRKYIFSTDHKVIGLQYYFLALAAVFVGMFLSLLMRLHLVWPAAKVLGFDIKPETYLALLTMHGTIMVFFVLTTAPQGGFGNYFLPIQIGAPDMAFPILNMMSFWTTFLGFVAIIAAFLVEGGAPISGWTNYAPLSAIPSAGPGQALGEDLWIVSIALFCIASLLGALNFITTTLDLRARGMTMMKLPLTCWSWFITAILGLLAFGVLLAAGILLLLDRNAGTSFFVPGGLVVSGEMIKHNGGSPLLWQHLFWFFGHPEVYIAILPGMGVASQILSTFSRKPIFGYKAMVYAMLAIGVLGFFVWGHHMFMSGMSPYSAMAFSMMTIAIGVPSAIKTFNWLGTLWKGKIRLTVPMMFAIGFVSLFVSGGLSGPFLAQPALDIPLHDTFFVVAHFHLIMGVAAIFGIFAATYYWFPKMFGRMMNNKLGYLHFWATFIGAYAIFFPMHYEGIAGRPRRYSQLTEVAYLHQFAGLEMFITIAAFVTIAAQFLFLINLFWSMFRGPKAEQNPWEATTLEWTIPSPPPHDNFGGRIPVVNNGPYEYNVPGAPRDYIMQTDPAHGSSAH; encoded by the coding sequence ATGGACAATTCGCAAGCTCCCAAACATGATTCGGCGGTGCAGGCCGGCGGAAACGGGCATGGTGGAGTGCATGTCCATCCCGCCCCGACCAGCTTTATCCGCAAATACATCTTCAGCACCGATCACAAAGTCATCGGGCTGCAGTATTACTTTCTGGCGTTGGCGGCGGTGTTCGTGGGGATGTTCCTGTCGCTGCTGATGCGGCTGCACCTGGTGTGGCCGGCGGCGAAGGTGCTGGGCTTCGACATCAAGCCGGAAACCTACCTGGCGCTGCTGACCATGCACGGCACGATCATGGTGTTCTTCGTGCTGACGACGGCGCCGCAGGGCGGGTTCGGCAACTACTTCCTGCCCATCCAGATTGGGGCGCCCGACATGGCGTTTCCGATCCTCAACATGATGTCGTTCTGGACGACGTTTCTGGGATTTGTGGCCATCATAGCGGCGTTCCTGGTGGAAGGCGGGGCGCCCATCTCGGGATGGACCAACTACGCGCCGCTGAGCGCGATTCCCTCCGCCGGGCCGGGGCAGGCGCTAGGCGAAGACCTGTGGATCGTCAGCATAGCGCTGTTCTGCATCGCTTCCCTGCTGGGCGCGCTGAACTTCATCACGACCACGCTGGACCTGCGGGCGCGGGGCATGACGATGATGAAGCTGCCGCTGACCTGCTGGTCGTGGTTCATCACCGCCATTCTGGGGCTGCTGGCGTTCGGGGTACTGCTGGCGGCGGGCATCCTGCTGCTGCTGGACCGGAATGCGGGAACGAGCTTCTTCGTGCCGGGCGGGCTGGTGGTGAGCGGGGAGATGATCAAGCACAACGGGGGCTCGCCGCTGCTGTGGCAGCACCTGTTCTGGTTTTTTGGGCATCCCGAGGTGTACATCGCCATCCTGCCGGGGATGGGGGTGGCGTCGCAGATTCTGTCCACGTTCTCGCGCAAGCCGATCTTCGGCTACAAGGCGATGGTGTACGCCATGCTGGCGATCGGGGTGCTGGGGTTCTTCGTGTGGGGCCACCACATGTTCATGAGCGGCATGAGCCCATATTCGGCGATGGCGTTCAGCATGATGACGATCGCCATCGGGGTGCCGTCGGCGATCAAGACGTTCAACTGGCTGGGCACGTTGTGGAAGGGCAAGATCCGGCTGACGGTGCCGATGATGTTCGCCATCGGCTTCGTGTCGCTGTTTGTCTCGGGCGGTCTGAGCGGACCGTTCCTGGCGCAACCGGCGCTGGATATCCCGCTGCACGACACGTTTTTCGTGGTGGCGCACTTCCACCTGATCATGGGAGTAGCGGCGATCTTCGGCATCTTCGCCGCGACCTATTACTGGTTCCCGAAGATGTTCGGGCGGATGATGAACAACAAGCTCGGGTACCTGCATTTCTGGGCAACGTTTATCGGGGCGTACGCGATCTTCTTCCCGATGCACTACGAAGGGATTGCCGGCCGGCCGCGGCGCTACTCGCAGTTGACCGAGGTGGCGTACCTGCACCAGTTCGCAGGGTTGGAGATGTTCATCACCATCGCCGCGTTCGTCACCATCGCGGCGCAGTTCCTGTTTCTGATCAACCTGTTCTGGAGCATGTTCAGGGGGCCGAAGGCGGAACAGAACCCGTGGGAAGCCACGACCCTGGAGTGGACGATTCCCTCGCCGCCACCGCACGACAACTTCGGTGGGCGCATCCCGGTGGTGAACAACGGACCGTACGAGTACAACGTGCCCGGCGCGCCGCGCGATTACATCATGCAGACCGATCCGGCGCACGGCAGCAGCGCGCATTGA
- a CDS encoding cytochrome c oxidase subunit 3, whose protein sequence is MPTLKVREKPAGVRVGGGGRPPVIHFPRHGGNGGGGGGRDNGYPDFGERLRRYRLGLMVGLAAVVMLFVSFTSAFIVRQGLGTYDSVRNAYVTDWKPLQLPMGLLILNTCILLVSSFTIEKARRAAFAEAAIAPITEMPGIAKDEKRGVPWLPITLVLGLGFLAGQWMAWQELGRRGFYVASGPSSSFFYVLTGTHALHLFGGVLALLYALTAVFGSRPLERRRIVVDVTAWYWHFMAMLWLYIFALLKFAA, encoded by the coding sequence TTGCCGACACTCAAGGTTCGCGAGAAGCCGGCCGGGGTAAGGGTCGGAGGCGGGGGACGCCCGCCGGTCATCCACTTTCCGCGTCATGGCGGAAACGGAGGCGGGGGCGGCGGCCGCGACAATGGCTATCCTGATTTTGGGGAACGCCTGCGCCGCTATCGGCTGGGGCTGATGGTGGGACTGGCGGCGGTGGTGATGCTGTTCGTCTCCTTCACCAGCGCCTTCATCGTGCGCCAGGGCCTGGGTACCTATGACTCGGTGAGGAATGCGTACGTCACCGACTGGAAGCCGCTGCAACTGCCGATGGGACTGCTGATCCTGAATACCTGCATCTTGCTGGTGAGCAGCTTCACCATCGAGAAGGCACGGCGGGCGGCGTTTGCGGAGGCGGCGATTGCGCCGATCACCGAGATGCCTGGGATCGCGAAGGACGAAAAGCGGGGCGTGCCGTGGCTGCCGATCACTTTGGTGCTTGGGCTCGGTTTCCTGGCGGGACAGTGGATGGCGTGGCAGGAGCTGGGGCGGCGCGGGTTTTACGTGGCCAGCGGTCCCAGCAGCTCATTTTTTTACGTGCTGACCGGCACGCATGCCCTCCACCTGTTCGGCGGCGTGCTGGCGCTGCTGTACGCGCTGACGGCGGTGTTCGGTTCGCGGCCGCTGGAGAGACGGCGGATCGTGGTGGACGTGACGGCGTGGTACTGGCACTTCATGGCGATGCTATGGCTGTACATATTCGCGCTGCTGAAATTTGCGGCGTAA
- a CDS encoding cytochrome c oxidase subunit 3, which produces MADVAVEQQLGHAEFEPSLFQTYSNKIGMWLFILSDSLTFGALLFAYSYGRISNPTWPTPFHSGSIINATVMTAFLLTSSLTMVLAVSASSLGKRKAAIGWLLATMFCGIMFVVLHVREWIGLIDEGMTPSKNPWGAPQFGGTFFTLTGLHMLHVTIGVVVLGVMVVRSMGKKFSSNDIETSGLYWHFVDLVWMFIFPLVYLMSTRIG; this is translated from the coding sequence ATGGCCGATGTGGCAGTGGAGCAGCAACTAGGGCACGCGGAGTTTGAGCCGTCGCTGTTCCAAACCTATTCCAACAAGATCGGGATGTGGCTGTTCATCCTCTCGGACTCGCTGACGTTCGGAGCGCTGCTGTTCGCCTACAGCTATGGGCGGATTTCGAATCCCACGTGGCCCACGCCGTTCCACAGCGGCAGCATCATCAATGCGACGGTGATGACGGCATTCCTGCTGACCAGTTCGCTGACCATGGTGCTGGCGGTGTCGGCCTCGAGCCTGGGAAAGCGGAAGGCGGCGATCGGCTGGCTGCTGGCGACCATGTTCTGCGGGATCATGTTCGTGGTGCTGCACGTGCGCGAGTGGATCGGGCTGATCGACGAGGGCATGACGCCGAGCAAGAATCCGTGGGGCGCGCCGCAGTTTGGGGGAACGTTCTTCACGCTTACGGGGCTGCATATGCTGCACGTCACCATCGGCGTGGTGGTGCTGGGCGTAATGGTGGTGCGCAGCATGGGGAAGAAGTTTTCATCGAACGACATCGAGACCAGCGGGCTGTACTGGCACTTCGTCGACCTAGTGTGGATGTTCATTTTTCCGCTGGTATACCTGATGTCGACGCGGATCGGGTAG
- a CDS encoding cytochrome C oxidase subunit IV family protein, whose product MSSDALTGNRVALEHRAHSHTPFYVVWGALLAITAIEVALAYERLQPVRMLSILLALSIVKAALIISWFMHMKYELTRMRRLMMISLCVCLALMCVFFADAFRIINLGVK is encoded by the coding sequence ATGAGCAGCGACGCACTGACCGGAAATCGAGTAGCACTGGAACACCGGGCGCACAGCCATACGCCGTTTTACGTGGTGTGGGGCGCGCTGCTGGCGATCACCGCCATCGAGGTCGCGCTGGCGTACGAGAGACTGCAGCCGGTGCGGATGTTGTCCATCCTGCTGGCGCTTTCGATTGTCAAGGCAGCGCTCATCATTTCCTGGTTCATGCACATGAAGTACGAACTCACCCGGATGCGCCGGCTGATGATGATCTCGCTGTGCGTGTGCCTGGCGCTGATGTGCGTGTTCTTCGCCGACGCGTTTCGCATTATCAATCTGGGAGTGAAGTGA
- the uvrA gene encoding excinuclease ABC subunit UvrA, whose amino-acid sequence MSSESIVVRGARAHNLKNIDFEIPHNCLTVVTGVSGSGKSSLAFDTIYAEGQRRYVESLSAYARQFLERIEKPDADVIEGIAPAVAIRQKNTTRNPRSTVATATEIYDYLRLLFARVGRTYCMQCGAEVKKDTVDEVAERVLALGEGTRLNVLFPLQPPTGRIIPPEAEARGRKKQLAAAQKLDESDLLKATLFELRKKGFNRLYQGGQVFEFSTPESLLEVNFSEPVFILMDRIVVAPDQRARIVDAVETCYRETGETVFETAPREGEPAPRLRFAQRFECKRCGIRYEEPEPRLFSFNNPYGACPRCQGFGNTIDFDLDLVIPNKGKSLGEGAIEPWTKPKYRPLFNELKRYAKAAGIPIDVPWRELSPEHQKAIIEGDGKFWGARGFFAHLERKKYKLHVRVFLSRYRGYSVCSTCGGARLRPEARHVKVEGKDICQVCAMTVEQSAQFFSGLKLSPQQAAIAEKILEEIRERLRFMNDVGLEYLTLDRLSSTLSGGEAQRIQLATSLGSRLVGTLYVLDEPSIGLHNRDTTRLIKILHDLRDLGNTILVVEHDAEIMRAADRILDLGPGAGENGGRVVASGTYEEIRRTPASLTGRYLGQELRIQIPPQRRKPGPQRLEVQGASMHNLKKIDVSIPLGMVVAVTGVSGSGKSTLVHDVLYQALVAALKQGNGSVPPAVNGCASLRGTQYVDDVILVDQSPIGRTPRSNPVTYIKAFDGIRELMASLPESQKRGFSAGHFSFNIPGGRCETCQGDGTVTVEMQFLADVELICEECKGARFKSEVLEVRYRGKNIHEILNLTVREALQFFREVSKITEKLRVLDEVGLGYLRLGQSATTLSGGEAQRIKLAAHLQPRARDFAQQQDKEERRRRPRVLYILDEPTTGLHFDDVSKLLAAFRRLIDAGASIVVIEHNLDVIKVADWVIDLGPEGGERGGQVVAAGPPEAIADNAKSYTGQWLERILPVNGNCRSQAPAREPAVTVRRRSTGTNGGK is encoded by the coding sequence ATGTCAAGCGAAAGCATAGTTGTCCGCGGCGCTCGCGCACATAACCTGAAGAACATCGACTTTGAGATTCCACACAATTGTCTGACGGTGGTGACGGGCGTGTCGGGGTCGGGGAAGTCGTCTCTCGCCTTTGACACCATCTATGCGGAGGGCCAGCGGCGCTACGTCGAGTCACTCTCCGCCTACGCGCGGCAATTCCTGGAGCGGATCGAGAAGCCGGACGCCGACGTGATCGAGGGGATCGCGCCGGCGGTGGCGATCCGGCAGAAAAATACGACCCGCAACCCGCGCTCCACGGTCGCAACGGCGACGGAAATCTACGATTACCTGCGCCTGTTATTCGCGCGCGTCGGCCGCACCTACTGCATGCAGTGCGGCGCCGAGGTCAAGAAAGACACGGTGGACGAGGTCGCCGAGCGGGTGCTGGCGCTGGGCGAAGGCACGCGCCTGAATGTGCTCTTCCCTTTGCAGCCGCCGACAGGGAGGATCATCCCGCCGGAGGCGGAAGCACGCGGGCGCAAGAAGCAACTTGCGGCAGCGCAAAAACTGGACGAGTCGGACCTGCTGAAGGCGACGCTGTTCGAGTTGCGCAAGAAGGGCTTCAACCGGCTGTACCAGGGCGGGCAGGTGTTTGAGTTCTCCACGCCGGAGTCGCTGCTGGAGGTGAATTTCTCGGAGCCGGTTTTCATTCTGATGGATCGCATCGTGGTGGCGCCGGACCAGCGCGCGCGCATCGTGGACGCGGTCGAGACTTGCTACCGCGAAACCGGCGAGACTGTGTTCGAGACTGCCCCGCGCGAAGGCGAACCGGCGCCGCGGCTGCGGTTCGCGCAGCGGTTCGAATGCAAGCGCTGCGGCATCCGCTACGAGGAACCGGAGCCGCGTCTGTTCTCGTTCAACAACCCGTACGGCGCCTGCCCGCGCTGCCAGGGGTTTGGAAACACCATAGATTTCGATCTCGACCTGGTGATCCCGAACAAGGGCAAGTCGCTGGGCGAGGGCGCCATCGAGCCGTGGACCAAGCCCAAGTACCGCCCATTGTTTAACGAGCTGAAGCGCTACGCCAAGGCCGCCGGAATTCCTATCGACGTGCCATGGAGAGAGCTTTCGCCGGAGCACCAGAAGGCGATCATCGAGGGCGACGGCAAGTTCTGGGGCGCGCGCGGGTTCTTCGCCCACCTGGAGCGCAAGAAATACAAGCTGCACGTGCGCGTGTTCCTGAGCCGCTACCGCGGGTATTCCGTGTGCTCGACCTGCGGCGGCGCGCGGCTGAGGCCGGAAGCGCGGCACGTCAAAGTCGAAGGCAAGGACATCTGCCAGGTCTGCGCGATGACGGTAGAGCAGTCGGCGCAGTTCTTCTCGGGGCTGAAACTGAGCCCGCAGCAAGCGGCGATCGCGGAAAAGATTCTGGAAGAAATCCGCGAGCGCCTGCGCTTCATGAACGATGTCGGGCTGGAATATCTGACGCTGGACCGGCTGTCATCGACGCTATCCGGCGGGGAGGCGCAGCGCATCCAGTTGGCGACGTCGCTGGGCTCGCGCCTGGTGGGGACGCTGTACGTCCTGGACGAGCCCTCCATCGGCCTGCACAATCGCGACACCACGCGGCTGATCAAAATCCTGCACGACCTGCGCGACCTGGGCAACACGATCCTGGTGGTGGAGCACGATGCGGAGATCATGCGCGCGGCCGACCGCATCCTGGACCTGGGACCGGGCGCGGGGGAGAACGGGGGGCGCGTGGTCGCCAGCGGCACCTACGAGGAAATCCGCCGCACGCCGGCATCGCTCACCGGCCGGTATCTGGGGCAGGAACTCCGCATTCAGATCCCGCCGCAGCGGCGCAAGCCCGGGCCGCAAAGGCTGGAAGTGCAGGGCGCGAGCATGCACAACCTGAAAAAAATCGACGTCAGCATCCCGCTCGGCATGGTGGTAGCAGTCACCGGCGTATCCGGGTCGGGAAAATCCACGCTGGTGCACGATGTTCTCTATCAGGCGCTGGTAGCGGCGCTGAAGCAAGGGAACGGCAGCGTGCCGCCGGCGGTGAACGGTTGCGCGTCGCTGCGCGGTACGCAGTATGTGGATGACGTGATCCTGGTGGATCAGTCGCCCATCGGGCGCACGCCGCGCTCGAACCCGGTCACCTATATCAAGGCGTTCGACGGCATCCGCGAGTTGATGGCGTCGCTGCCCGAGTCGCAGAAACGGGGCTTCAGCGCCGGGCACTTCTCGTTCAATATCCCCGGCGGGCGCTGCGAAACCTGCCAGGGCGACGGCACGGTGACGGTGGAAATGCAGTTCCTCGCCGATGTGGAGCTGATTTGCGAGGAATGCAAGGGCGCGCGCTTCAAGTCCGAGGTGCTGGAGGTGCGCTACCGCGGCAAGAACATCCACGAAATCCTGAACCTCACGGTGCGCGAGGCGCTGCAATTTTTCCGCGAAGTCTCGAAGATCACCGAGAAGCTGCGGGTTCTAGATGAAGTGGGCCTTGGATATCTGCGGCTGGGACAGTCGGCGACCACGCTGTCCGGCGGCGAAGCACAGCGCATCAAGCTGGCGGCGCACCTGCAGCCGCGGGCCCGCGATTTCGCGCAGCAACAGGACAAGGAAGAGCGCCGGCGCCGTCCGCGCGTGCTCTACATCCTCGACGAGCCGACTACCGGGCTGCATTTCGACGATGTGAGCAAGCTCCTAGCCGCCTTCCGCCGCCTGATCGATGCGGGCGCGTCGATCGTGGTGATCGAGCACAACCTCGATGTCATCAAGGTGGCGGACTGGGTGATTGACCTGGGCCCGGAGGGCGGTGAGCGCGGCGGGCAGGTGGTGGCGGCCGGTCCTCCGGAGGCGATCGCGGACAATGCGAAGTCCTACACCGGCCAGTGGCTGGAGCGCATCTT